Below is a genomic region from Raphanus sativus cultivar WK10039 chromosome 4, ASM80110v3, whole genome shotgun sequence.
GGATGAAATGTAAAGACCAAATGAGAGTTTATGACTTCACTTAACATTTATCAAAGATTAAAACTTAAGTGAGAAATTAAAATCAAAGGACAAAAAAGTAACCAACATTTCTTATTAGTAGACTTAATTGTGCATTAATTATTAAGATGGAAGTTATGTTACAGTCTTACAACTTCACTAATATAAcgtttaagaaaaataaaaaaaaaacttattccGTAATTAGTGCTTACTTTTGGTGTTGTAAAATTGCAAAATTTAGGCCACCACCAAAATATTAGTAATGGTTCTTGCGAGCGAAGAAAAAGGACATGACTATTGTCTGATTCAACCCTTTTCTAAACATTTCTTCTTCCACAAGAAACAACAATCTAACTATATATTCTGTTATGTTTTATTGATACTCTCTCATTACATTTTCTGGGATCAAATATGGttagttttgttctttttctatATGGCTtctaaattcaatatatatgtGATTTGACTTATATCATTTTACAGGCTTATATTGATGGACAAGTCGGATATAGCGAGGTTAAATTCAATACTGGAAGATTAATTAgttgtttgattattattattatccatCTAATAAATAAGTCAATGCTCTTGTTTGATTTAGGAATTCATTGTGAATTCACGGGGAATGCAACTTCTAACTTGCAAATGGTTTCCAGTAAATCAAGAACCAAGAGCtctcattttcttttgtcatgGCTACGCAATTGATTGCAGCACAACCTTTAAaggtgtgtatatatatatatcattatacatacatatatatatgcatccATTGAAGAGAATGAGGAAGAAATAGGTGAATGTGAACTTTACGTTGCAGATGTTGCATCTAAGTTTGCAAAAGAAGGATTTGGTGTGTATGGAATTGAATATGAAGGACATGGAAGATCAGGTGGCCTCAATGTCTACATTGATGACTTCGATCTTCTTATCAATGATGTTTATTCACATTTCTCCAATATATCTGGTCTatctccaattttttttctcttattttttaaCTTCATCTTTTCTTTCTTGACCTCATGATTACAGCTTGACACTCCTGAAATTTCATAACATTAAATATGAGCATGGATTGTGTCAACTCCATTATCTGCGTTAACGTTGCATTTACATGAAATATCgtattaaaaaatcttaaatagttttcagttttttccctatttgatcaaaaaatagttttcagtTTTTTCCTTATAATATATGTCTGGAATGTAAATTAACAAAAGATCATTTTAATTGACGTTTGCAGTTGCAACTAACAAAGGAACTTCACATCAAACTTTTAAATTTGTGAATTTACTGAAAGGATATAGATAACATTGTGGCAAAATGTGGGGGTGAATACACTTGAACGGCTTGAATGTTTAGTTAATATGATTagcagattttttttctttttgaacaaatctatagtaatatataattgtgtggtaatttctttttttttcttataaaaaaagatAGAAGATTATAGATCTtgatttatacatttttttaagtttcgttagaacaaattattttgtatttattcatCAAATAGCCTCTGCCTCTGTATATCTCTTACTCTCATACAGGGGCGGAGGTAGTATATGGGTAGTGGGGTCAACTGACcctactatttttaaaaatatatttatttttgtttaagaaaaaaattattgaccctattaaaatataaaatttgaccccataaaaaatataattccactaaaattattacaaaacattaaaattcaaagttataatttatagtttgtagtggtttataaattatactttaaaaaaaaaaaaattctgaccCCGGTATAAAAATTTTCTGGCTCCGCCACTGCTCTCATATCTCCCGTGATCTTAACTCTGAAGCCGATACTTTGGCTAAAAAGCCCTAGCTAATTATGTTGTATCTGACCCAGTTGTGGGATGAACTTGGCCTGagacctttttatttttataatatcagTTGGTgcacaccaaaaaaaaacagaacaaattattttaatttagggTTGTAACTCGCGTAATCTGGATTTTGTTTGCTGTGCATGGCAGAAATGGGAGAGaactcaaagaagaagaagtttttGATGGGAGAATCCATGGGAGGAGCCGTAGTACTTCTCTTGCACCGCAAGAAACCAGATTCTTGGGATGGAGCTATCCTTATTGCTCCAATGTGTAAGGTGAACAGATTCACACATATCATTACTTCATTAATCATTTCTTATAAATCAAGCATCATAAACATATCAAATTACAATTGTGATGAGAGACAGATTGCCGAAGAGATGAAACCACCAAAAACAGTTATATCTATGATGAACTTGGTCATAAATCTGATCCCATCATGGAAGTCGATACTTCCAGGACCTGATATCATCAATCTCGCTATTAAACAGCCTCATAAGAGACAAGAGGTACGTACTCTACATTCTTTTTTACACTATACATATGGACTATATGTTTGGTAACCGATTAAGGAACTGGCAAATCAATagtttttacatattaatacTGTAATACAATCACAAAACAGATTAGAGAGAATCCAAATTGCTATATTGGGAGACCTCGTATGAAGACGATGAGCGAGCTTTTTAGAGTAAGCCTTGACCTAGAGAATCGGTTGAACGAGGTAATATGTATATGGAATCAAAGTTATATAATTACGATTGTTACAAAAAACTATTTTAGAGTATTTCTCTTTTTATGAAGTAAATACTTCGGGTAAGTGTAAACACAACGCAATCAGacattttctttccttttgtgTTTATACATATCAATCAATGTTCTAAAATTGGAATATGGCGCTTAAGCGTTCGTTTATACAGAAAATTGATCATAAACGAAATAATTTATACAGAAAATTgatcataaacaaaataatttatatataaacgaAATAATTTATACAGAAAATTGATCATAAcgaaataatttatatataacaatagATAGGTGATAGTCTTCTATTATACACCGTCGCCTAGCCATTTTTAACattgatatttacaatttatctACCATATAATTAGTTTAGTTTCATTTGGACAAAACTAAACATATGAACACACGAATAAACAATTGatatcttatttatatatataaatcatttgatTTTGGGGATATATGTGTGTGAGATAGGTTACAATGCCATTCATAGTATTGCATGGAGAAGATGATAAAGTGACGGATAAAGAAGCTAGCAAACTGCTTTATGAGGTGGCTTCCTCCAATGACAAGACACTGAAGTTGTATCCTGAGATGTGGCATAGCCTTCTTTTCGGTGAACCTTTGGAGAAGTCAGAGATTGTATTTAATGACATTGTCCAATGGATGGAGACAAGAATCAATACTCTTCAAGTGAATGCTAATAACAACCATGAAGCAAAATCTCAAATCTAATTTTCTCAAATTCAGTTTGGACtctatataattttctaaagtATATTTCAGAGTCTTcatacatttaaaatatattaattttgattataaatatttcatGTAGCTATCTATTCTTCATTTTTAAACtaatagaattttaataaataataatgttttcaaagcttacattttatcattattaGTTCATTAGAAATGTATGGAGGAAATAAAAGAATGATAACTCTTTGCTGTTTGCTTTTTAAAAAGACAttggaacatatatatatacaggcTCCGAGGGGAAGCCAAGGAAGCATAGGCTTCCGGCCctcaaaatatctaaattaatttCGACCTAATATTTTCAGTAGTCTCTATAGTCTAGTGGTGGAAACCATCAAACCTTTAAGTCAGCAACTTTAGTTCAATCCCTGAGCATGCCAATTTCACCTTTTTcagatattaaaattttggttttgttcaagtatttta
It encodes:
- the LOC108851226 gene encoding caffeoylshikimate esterase, whose amino-acid sequence is MQLLTCKWFPVNQEPRALIFFCHGYAIDCSTTFKDVASKFAKEGFGVYGIEYEGHGRSGGLNVYIDDFDLLINDVYSHFSNISEMGENSKKKKFLMGESMGGAVVLLLHRKKPDSWDGAILIAPMCKVNRFTHIITSLIISYKSSIINISNYNCDERQIAEEMKPPKTVISMMNLVINLIPSWKSILPGPDIINLAIKQPHKRQEIRENPNCYIGRPRMKTMSELFRVSLDLENRLNEVTMPFIVLHGEDDKVTDKEASKLLYEVASSNDKTLKLYPEMWHSLLFGEPLEKSEIVFNDIVQWMETRINTLQVNANNNHEAKSQI